Part of the Ficedula albicollis isolate OC2 chromosome 18, FicAlb1.5, whole genome shotgun sequence genome, ACTGGCAGTATGGCTCTGTTGAGGATTAAAAGTACTTTTCTACAAACTGTGGAGTTTGTATGTTCCAGGTTAGCACAGTCTCCACACACTCATTTACCAACAGAGGGGGCTGGCTTTTGTATGTGGATCTTTGGGAAGGATTCTCAGTCCTGGGAAAGGGATCTTATGGGGATGGTTTTTTAAGAGTGCAGTTACCTTTTCATAGCTGAAGTTGTGGATTTAGGTTGGATCATGTAGATTTCCAGGTTAAACTGTTGTGTTGTGGCTCACATGATGGAATTGAGGCTCTGAACTATTTCACAGACTTGGGGGGAGGAACACAAATTTCTCAAAAGCCATAGCtgaaaaaccaaacagctttatttttacacTGCATGTTTTAAGAATTGCTGCTTCCCCAAAATATCCATGAGGTTTGCTGTAACCAGGActgttctctgcagctctgtgctgcagtgaaCAGCTGAGTATCACCTTGTACTGAAATCTAAAGTGGAATAAACTGAAGTGCCCTCTGACTGTGCTAGTGAGATGATCATCATTTCGATTGTGTGTCTTCCTGGCATAGAGGAGCTGGCCAAATGCTCTTTGTCTGCACCAAAGGAGTGCAAGGGAATGTGGATGCTCTTCAGGTTCCATTTGTAGAGCAGAGCCTCGATAGACCAGTCAGCACTGAGGGGAGGAAACGAGTGAAAACCTAGCCCAGGGTTATCACTGCTACTGAGCAGGCTGTCACCAAACTAGTACAACACAGCTGGGTTTGTAACAGTTTTCTACTCAACAGCAAATTGGTGGTTCTTggattattttcagattttattacCTCCAGGGTTTACTGGGCAAATAACAGCCTGACTCACAATAAAGAGCTTTTCTGAGTCAGAGTGGTGGTGCTACAGAGGAGTGAATGCTCATCCACAGCTGAGACAGGAGTTAAGATTTGAgttttaaataagtaaaaatttaCCTTCGGACTTGGTAAGTTGTCCAGAATTGAGCCTGTGGGTTCTTCTCCAACAAGAAGTAAATTGTAGTTAAAATATCTTCAAAGTCTGTTGTTTGGGGAGATAAAGCACTCTGGGTTAAACTCTGGATTACGGCTGTGGATAAGTGCCTAGTTCTATGAAATGGTGAATACAAATCAATGCAAGCACAGTGTCTGTATGAGAGACCCAAGTATGGCTTGAAGGGATTTAGTTATGTACTTCATCTTCTATTCCCACACCCTCAGCTGCATTTATGACAGCTCTGAACTAGAATTACCCCGGAGTAACAAGGTCAGTAGCACAGTGCCACCTGATCTGTTGACACACTGTTCCCAGCACTACTTGGACACAAACCAAAGATACCTAAGAGCATTAACGTACCTTTGGGATCAAAAAAGACATCTGAGCCTAAAATAATGTCTATGGGTGCAAgagagagcagctcaggtgaCACGCGGCCCCAGGTGAGGCCGAGGACGGGCACGTGGGGCAGGCGGTTCATGAGGCAGCTGCTGcggcagctctgcaggcactggggcagctcctcgctGTCCGACAGGATCACCTGGGCGCCGCACCTGGCGGCGACCACGCCGGGGAGACTCACACCGGCACCGATCTGAAAGCACAGCGTGTTCGTGGAGCCCGCGGGCGGAGCCTGCCCCGCGGGTCACGACAGCGGGGAGCGGGCGGTACCTCCAGCACTCGCTTGCCGGGCAGGCTCCGCCGGTGCGCCCACAGGTATTGGGCCAGGACCACGGCACACGGCCACACGTACGTGCCATACTGCGAGTCCAGCACCTGCAAGACACGGGGCGAGGCGCTGTGCCGGGGTCCCGggagctgcccccccccccccccccccccccccccccccccccccccccccccccccccccccccccccccccccccccccccccccccccccccccccccccccccccccccccccccccccccccccccccccccccccccccccccccccccccccccccccccccccccccccccccccccccccccccccccccccccccccccccccccccccccccccccccccccccccccccccccccccccccccccccccccccccccccccccccccccccccccccccccccccccccccccccccccccccccccccccccccccccccccccccccccccccccccccccccccccccccccccccccccccccccccccccccccccccccccccccccccccccccccccccccccccccccccccccccccccccccccccccccccccccccccccccc contains:
- the METTL23 gene encoding methyltransferase-like protein 23; the encoded protein is MNRLPHVPVLGLTWGRVSPELLSLAPIDIILGSDVFFDPKDFEDILTTIYFLLEKNPQAQFWTTYQVRSADWSIEALLYKWNLKSIHIPLHSFGADKEHLASSSMPGRHTIEMMIISLAQSEGTSVYSTLDFSTR